From a region of the Oryza sativa Japonica Group chromosome 6, ASM3414082v1 genome:
- the LOC4341436 gene encoding uncharacterized protein — MVGKRVAVVVGGSVAGLACAHAVAEAGWEAVVVEKAAAPGAGSGTGAGLGLDAQSMETLARWIPGRLDAATLPLAVDLNRATDGETKAGRTLTRDEGFGFRAAHWGDLHRRLHEALPAGVTVLWGHQFVSFEMAPEGDGDGGVVVTARVLRTGETVEVAGDLLVAADGCTSAIRRRFLPELKLRYSGYCAWRGVFDFSGKEGCTTMVDIRRAYPELGNCLYFDLAYKTHAVLYELPKNRLNWLWYINGDEPELMGSSVTMKVNEATVSEMKEEAERVWCPELARLIGETAEPFVNVIYDAEPLPGLSWAGGRVALVGDAAHPTTPHGLRSTNMSILDARVLGCCLARWGGDGNAEPTSTPRRALAEYEAARRPVVAAQVLHARRLGRLKQGLGMGSAGDGEGFDARTATEEEISQLRQSSMPYFSGAPTIE; from the exons ATGGTGGGGAAGcgagtggcggtggtggtgggagggAGCGTGGCGGGGCTGGCATGCGCGcacgcggtggcggaggcggggtgggaggcggtggtggtggagaaggcggcggcgccgggggccgGGAGCGGCACGGGCGCCGGGCTGGGGCTCGACGCGCAGTCCATGGAGACGCTCGCCCGCTGGATCCCCGGGCGCCTCGACGCCGCCAcgctgccgctcgccgtcgaCCTG aACAGGGCGACGGACGGCGAGACGAAGGCGGGGAGGACGCTGACGAGGGACGAGGGGTTCGGCTTCAGGGCGGCGCACTGGGGCGACCTGCACCGGCGGCTGCACGAGGCGCTGCCGGCCGGCGTGACCGTGCTCTGGGGCCACCAGTTCGTGTCGTTCGAGATGGCGCCGGAAGGGGACGGAGATGGCGGGGTCGTGGTGACGGCCCGCGTGCTGCGCACCGGGGAGACGGTGGAGGTCGCCGGGGATTTGCTCGTCGCGGCGGATGGCTGCACGTCGGCGATCCGCCGGCGATTCCTCCCCGAACTCAAGCTGAG GTACTCTGGATACTGTGCATGGCGTGGCGTCTTCGATTTCTCCGGGAAGGAGGGGTGCACCACCATGGTCGACATCCGGAGGGCCTACCCAGAGCTCGGCAACTGCCTCTACTTCGACCTGGCATACAAGACGCACGCTGTGCTCTACGAGCTGCCCAAGAACCGGCTCAACTGGCTCTGGTACATCAATGGCGATGAACCAGAGCTCATG GGGAGCTCGGTGACGATGAAGGTGAACGAGGCCACGGTGAGCGAGATGAAGGAGGAAGCCGAGCGCGTGTGGTGCCCCGAGCTGGCGCGGCTGATCGGCGAGACGGCGGAGCCGTTCGTGAACGTGATCTACGACGCCGAGCCGCTGCCCGGGCTGTCGTGGGCGGGAGGGCGGGTGGCGCTGGTCGGCGACGCGGCGCACCCGACCACCCCGCACGGGCTGAGGAGCACCAACATGTCCATCCTCGACGCCCGCGTGCTCGGCTGCTGCCTCGCGAGGTGGGGCGGCGATGGCAACGCCGAgccgacgtcgacgccgcggcgggcgcTGGCCGAGTACGAGGCAGCGCGGCGGCCGGTCGTGGCGGCGCAGGTGCTGCACGCGCGCAGGCTCGGACGGCTCAAGCAGGGCCTGGGCATGGGCAGCGCCGGGGACGGGGAGGGGTTCGacgcgaggacggcgacggaggaggagatTTCGCAGCTGCGGCAGAGCAGCATGCCGTATTTCAGTGGCGCGCCAACCATTGAGTGA
- the LOC4341435 gene encoding pentatricopeptide repeat-containing protein At1g31430, whose translation MAAARRGHGMPLWECNVLIRTLARRGSFARVMAVYYDLRARGLVADSFTYPFVLRAVGVLKLSVEGRKAHAAAVKTGFRWDAYTGSSLMEMYTMLGRVDIARKVFDEMPSRALVLWNMMVRCYIRCGWYSAAVALSEQMERSGVTPDRVTLVTAVTACSRARDLSLGRRIHVYMDNVFGFNLPVANALLDMYTKNDCLEEAVKLFEQMPARNIISWTILVSGYGLAGQLDKARVLFNQCKEKDLILWTAMINACVQHGCFEEALTLFRDMQMQRVEPDRFTVVTLLTCCANLGALDQGEWIHQYAEQRKMKIDAVLGTALIDMYSKCGHIEKSLEVFWRMQGRDATAWTAIICGLATNGQAGRALELFQDMQRSKVKPDGVTFIGVLSACCHGGLVDEGRKQFHAMREVYQIEPRVEHYSCLVNLLGRAGLLDEAERLIGDVPINKDAMPLFGALLTACKAHGNVEMSERLTKRICEQDSQITDVNLLMSNVYATASRWEDVIRVRGKMAHPTVKKNAGCSLIEVKGY comes from the coding sequence atggcggcggcgaggaggggccACGGGATGCCGCTCTGGGAGTGCAACGTGCTGATCAGGACGCTGGCGAGGCGGGGGAGCTTCGCGCGCGTCATGGCGGTGTACTACGACCTCCGCGCGCGGGGACTCGTGGCGGACAGCTTCACCTACCCGTTCGTGCTCAGGGCCGTCGGGGTCCTCAAGCTGTCGGTCGAGGGGCGCAAGGCGCACGCGGCCGCTGTCAAGACCGGGTTCCGGTGGGACGCCTACACCGGGAGCTCGCTGATGGAGATGTACACGATGCTGGGGCGCGTGGACATCGCGcggaaggtgttcgacgaaatgccgaGTAGGGCGCTGGTGCTGTGGAACATGATGGTCAGGTGCTACATCAGGTGCGGGTGGTACTCGGCGGCAGTTGCTTTGTCTGAACAGATGGAGAGAAGCGGTGTCACACCTGACAGGGTGACGTTGgtgacggcggtgacggcgtgCTCTAGAGCAAGGGACCTGAGCTTGGGAAGGAGGATTCATGTGTACATGGATAACGTCTTCGGTTTCAATCTGCCAGTTGCAAATGCTCTGCTGGACATGTACACGAAGAATGATTGCTTGGAAGAGGCGGTGAAATTGTTCGAGCAAATGCCTGCGAGGAACATAATTTCTTGGACCATACTTGTGTCGGGATATGGCcttgctgggcagctggacaaGGCCAGAGTGCTCTTCAACCAGTGCAAAGAGAAGGATCTAATTCTGTGGACTGCAATGATCAATGCGTGTGTGCAACACGGATGCTTCGAGGAGGCGCTGACATTGTTCCGAGATATGCAGATGCAACGGGTTGAGCCAGACAGGTTCACTGTTGTCACTCTCCTGACATGCTGTGCCAATCTTGGCGCTCTTGATCAAGGTGAATGGATTCACCAGTATGCTGAACAAAGGAAAATGAAGATCGATGCAGTCCTAGGCACCGCATTGATTGACATGTATTCTAAATGTGGGCACATTGAGAAGTCTCTAGAGGTCTTCTGGCGAATGCAAGGCAGAGATGCCACAGCTTGGACTGCCATCATCTGTGGGCTGGCCACAAATGGTCAGGCTGGTAGAGCTCTTGAACTGTTTCAAGATATGCAGAGAAGTAAAGTTAAGCCCGACGGTGTTACGTTTATTGGGGTGCTAAGTGCATGCTGCCATGGTGGCTTGGTTGATGAAGGCCGGAAGCAGTTCCATGCAATGAGGGAGGTTTATCAGATAGAACCAAGAGTTGAACACTATAGCTGCCTTGTGAACCTCCTAGGTCGTGCTGGTCTACTAGATGAAGCTGAGAGGTTGATCGGTGACGTTCCAATTAACAAGGATGCTATGCCACTGTTTGGTGCACTCCTCACTGCTTGCAAGGCTCATGGGAATGTTGAGATGAGTGAACGGTTAACCAAACGAATCTGTGAGCAAGATTCCCAAATTACTGATGTGAATTTGCTCATGTCTAATGTATATGCAACAGCAAGTAGATGGGAGGATGTGATAAGGGTACGGGGCAAGATGGCACACCCTACTGTCAAGAAGAATGCAGGGTGTAGCTTGATTGAGGTGAAGGGGTACTGA
- the LOC4341438 gene encoding uncharacterized protein has protein sequence MAATSLLSRLLILPPPAPAAAASLRQRKPAAAHSLSSRGRRPRLAVQAVAPAAAEEEKGGLPAAEAERLAEFLREDLPHLFDDVGVDRSAYDDRVRFRDPITRHDTIDGYLLNIRLLKLLFRPDFYLHHVEQTGPYEITTRWTMVMKFVLLPWKPELVFTGLSIMGVNPQNLKFCSHVDIWDSIQNNEYFSFEGLGDVFKQLRIYKTPDIETPKYLILKRTANYEIRSYPPFLIVEAKGDKLTGSSGFNNVTGYIFGKNASSETIAMTTPVFTQASDDKLSDVSIQIVLPMNKDLDSLPAPNTEAVNLRKVEGGIAAVKKFSGRPKEEIVIQKEKELRSQLLKDVLKPQHGCLLARYNDPRTQSFIMRNEVLIWLNDFTLE, from the exons atggcggccacatccctcctctcccgcctcctcatcctcccaccaccggcgccggccgccgccgcctctctccggcAGCGGAAACCCGCCGCAGCGCACTCCCTATCCTCCAGGGGGCGGAGGCCCCGCCTCGCGGTACAGGCGGTagcccccgcggcggcggaggaggagaagggcgggctgccggcggcggaggcggagaggctGGCGGAGTTCCTGCGGGAGGACCTCCCCCACCTGTtcgacgacgtcggcgtcgaCCGCTCGGCGTACGACGACCGCGTCCGCTTCCGCGACCCCATCACCCGCCACGACACCATCGACGGCTACCTCCTCAACATCCGCCTcctcaagctcctcttccgtcCCGACTTCTACCTCCACCACGTCGAGCAG ACAGGGCCGTACGAGATCACCACGAGGTGGACCATGGTGATGAAGTTCGTTCTACTGCCGTGGAAGCCGGAGCTGGTCTTCACTGGCCTCTCGATCATGGGCGTCAACCCTCAGAATCTCAAGTTCTGTAGCCACGTG GATATTTGGGACTCAATACAGAATAatgaatatttttcttttgaaggACTGGGGGATGTCTTCAAGCAG CTACGGATTTACAAGACCCCTGATATAGAAACACCAAAGTACCTTATCCTGAAAAGGACGGCAAACTATGAG ATTAGGAGTTATCCACCATTCTTAATAGTTGAAGCAAAAGGAGATAAACTAACCGGATCATCAGGTTTTAATAATGTAACTGG GTATATTTTTGGCAAGAATGCTTCTTCAGAAACGATTGCAATGACTACACCTGTCTTCACTCAGGCTTCTGATGACAAACTCTCAGATGTATCCATCCAGATAGTTTTGCCGATGAACAAAGACTTGGACAG CTTACCAGCTCCAAACACGGAAGCTGTCAACTTGCGAAAGGTAGAAGGTGGCATTGCTGCAGTGAAAAAATTCAGTGGGAGACCAAAAGAGGAAATTGTGATCCAGAAAGAAAAGGAGCTGCGCTCCCAATTACTCAAAGATGTGTTGAAGCCTCAACATGGTTGTTTGCTTGCACGCTACAATGATCCTAGAACACAGAGCTTTATAATG AGGAATGAGGTGCTGATATGGTTAAACGACTTCACGCTGGAGTAG
- the LOC4341437 gene encoding protein FAR1-RELATED SEQUENCE 5, protein MEYTSSEDDELVEGYMDVEDDTGTSNTDQGTGLMPSEMRSILPRPSSVGNGRLMAADGLGTNDDPCLGMEFESDGAARAFYNAYALRLGFGIRVARSRSERRKGVELLIMKRFVCLKEGHHKKKDAEPSDKKKRKRLSIRDGCPAMMEVVRRGPEKWVITKLVLEHTHVILSPDRVREVQLRRLSGKCAEHDNQLQELRRNVFGDTDAQGLFNYLKRMQSENSGFFYSIQVDSKNCVSNAVWADARARMSYTYFGDAVYFDTTYSKNENMLPFAAFTGVNHHGDTVPFGCALVLDRTESSYTWLFETWLTAVGRRLPFSFTTDEGKAIASAVAKVFPQCFHRLCRWRILSRCKKKLSDDYVRFPNLHDELRRCINECYTEVAFDMFWGTILDKYGLRENSWLRSIFEARHRWVPAYLTTSSFFAELTLTQRGETIGRFFRNNFSTRVPLDEFTTKFDQHIDNLYVHETQKDLGSSHPEQILKTNIALEKQARSIYTNAVFEIFQTELFEALQHYAVKVHQDGPYSKYYVDRDDPPTRHTVFYNVAEKKAWCDCCRYAFSAILCRHVLGVFILAGIMVLPETCIAKRWTKRAKTGPELIGHNLENGNCYMDSSTSRYNDLIHDAIKCAEKGAVSADNFRVAKEILRKAFMEIKCLGEKLTDDDLQQVDSR, encoded by the coding sequence ATGGAGTATACATCAAGTGAGGATGATGAGCTGGTTGAAGGTTACATGGATGTTGAGGATGATACAGGCACCAGCAATACTGATCAAGGAACAGGTCTGATGCCTTCTGAGATGCGTAGCATCCTTCCCCGTCCGTCGTCTGTTGGCAACGGTCGGCTGATGGCTGCTGATGGGTTGGGCACAAACGATGACCCATGCCTAGGCATGGAGTTTGAGTCCGATGGAGCTGCACGGGCATTCTACAATGCGTATGCGCTGCGCCTTGGGTTCGGCATCCGCGTCGCCCGGTCGCGCAGCGAGCGGAGGAAGGGTGTTGAGCTACTTATCATGAAGCGTTTTGTGTGCCTGAAAGAGGGACATCACAAGAAGAAGGATGCCGAGCCTAGCGACAAGAAAAAGAGGAAGCGGCTCTCGATAAGGGATGGCTGTCCAGCGATGATGGAAGTGGTGAGGAGGGGTCCGGAAAAATGGGTCATCACAAAGTTGGTCCTGGAGCATACTCATGTGATTCTTAGCCCAGACAGGGTGCGGGAGGTCCAGCTCCGTCGCCTCTCTGGAAAGTGCGCAGAGCATGATAATCAATTGCAGGAGCTGCGCCGGAATGTGTTTGGAGATACAGATGCGCAAGGCCTTTTCAACTACTTGAAGAGAATGCAGTCGGAGAACTCTGGTTTTTTCTACTCCATACAAGTTGACAGTAAGAACTGTGTTAGCAATGCAGTTTGGGCTGATGCTAGAGCCAGAatgtcatacacatactttgGGGATGCTGTTTATTTTGACACTACTTATAGTAAAAATGAGAATATGTTACCCTTTGCAGCTTTCACGGGTGTGAATCACCATGGTGATACTGTTCCTTTTGGTTGTGCACTTGTTTTGGATAGGACAGAATCTTCATATACCTGGCTATTTGAGACATGGCTGACAGCAGTGGGTAGACGGTTGCCGTTTTCCTTTACAACTGATGAAGGCAAAGCAATTGCATCAGCAGTTGCAAAAGTATTTCCTCAGTGTTTCCATCGTCTTTGTAGATGGCGAATTTTGTCTAGATGCAAGAAGAAGTTGTCTGACGACTACGTGAGATTTCCCAATCTCCATGATGAGCTCAGAAGATGCATCAACGAGTGTTATACTGAGGTTGCTTTTGATATGTTCTGGGGTACTATTCTTGACAAATATGGCCTGAGGGAGAACAGTTGGTTGCGATCAATATTTGAAGCAAGACACAGATGGGTTCCTGCATACCTGACAACAAGCTCCTTCTTTGCAGAATTGACATTGACCCAGAGAGGAGAAACAATCGGTAGGTTTTTTAGGAATAACTTCAGCACAAGAGTTCCTCTCGATGAATTTACCACTAAATTTGACCAACACATAGACAATTTGTATGTACATGAAACTCAGAAAGATCTTGGTTCATCTCATCCGGAACAGATCCTGAAAACCAATATAGCCTTGGAAAAACAAGCAAGGAGCATCTACACCAATGCCGTGTTTGAAATATTCCAAACGGAGTTGTTTGAAGCATTGCAGCATTATGCTGTTAAGGTTCATCAGGATGGACCTTACTCCAAGTACTATGTTGACAGAGATGATCCTCCAACAAGGCACACTGTTTTCTACAATGTTGCCGAGAAGAAGGCTTGGTGCGATTGCTGCAGGTACGCTTTCTCAGCAATATTGTGCAGGCATGTGCTTGGAGTTTTCATCTTAGCTGGAATCATGGTGCTTCCGGAGACATGCATCGCGAAGCGATGGACAAAGAGGGCAAAGACTGGGCCAGAATTAATTGGGCATAATCTTGAGAATGGAAATTGCTACATGGATTCTTCAACTTCAAGGTATAATGATCTCATTCATGATGCTATCAAATGTGCAGAGAAGGGAGCTGTATCAGCAGATAACTTCAGAGTTGCAAAGGAAATACTCCGCAAAGCCTTCATGGAAATCAAGTGTCTTGGAGAAAAACTGACTGACGATGACCTGCAGCAGGTTGACAGTAGATAG